A portion of the Saccharomyces paradoxus chromosome XV, complete sequence genome contains these proteins:
- the UBP2 gene encoding ubiquitin-specific protease UBP2 (Ubiquitin-specific protease~similar to YOR124C), with amino-acid sequence MSNEDNELQNVIDDHHSQLLNQDKNNLDKNDTIIEDCPLYETSVNQQSAPVDVDDGKHLLYPDIATSLPLKTSDRLLDDILCDTIFLNSTDPKVIEKGLQTTGIIRESMLSYSTFRSSIRSNSLGSLTDQVVFQTKNEYDSISCSRYNKIYVFQAVILNPSLTEQLISSFDDIVKIPIYHLKVTVKVRQELERLKKHVGVTQFHSLDHLHEYDRVDLSTFDPSDPNLMDYGIYVSDDTNKLILIEIFKPEFNSPEEHQSFTTDAIKNRYNVMCLKNDSLDKKDTPSQADCFYTLFKIFKGPLMRKSKLEPIKTIDSGNLALNTNLNPEWLTSKYGFQASSEIDEETNEPFTEYVPPDMVGYVNDLEIRKTRESYVRKCLQLIFWGQLSTSLLAPSSPLKNTKSVKGLSSLQTSFSTSPWFHLLGESRARILLNSNEKSHSPLDAEPHFVNLSVSHYYTDRDIIRNYESLSSLDPENIGLYFDALTYIANRKGAYQLIAYCGKQDIIGQEALENALLMFKIDPKECNISELNEATLLSIYKFETSNRSQLTSNHLTNLKNALRLLAKYTKSDKLKFYVDHEPYRALSQAYDTLSIDESVDEDIIKTAYSVKINDSPGLKLDCDRALYTIAISKRSLDLFNFLTEECPQFLNYYGPEKIDYREALKLLQVNENASDETILKIFKQKWFDENVYEPDQFLILKAALTKISIERNSNLITNFLLTGTIDPNSLPPENWPTGINNIGNTCYLNSLLQYYFSIAPLRRYILEYQKTVENFNDHLSNSGHVRRIGGREISRGEVERSIQFIYQLRNLFYAMVHSRERCVTPSKELAYLAFAPSNVEVEFEVEGNKLVNGTANSSDSREEATHDVPTTIENDPSLIDLEMEYSPNGDVDKDANNTEKVESNDFEVTERDDTTGLASPTRVAKISSDQLENALEMGRQQDVTECIGNVLFQIESGSEPIRYDEDNEQYDLIKQLFYGTTKQSIVPLSATDKVRTKVERFLSLLINIGDHPKDIYDAFDSYFKDEYLTMEEYGDVKRTVAVTTFPTILQVQIQRVYYDRERLMPFKSIEPLPFKEVIYMDRYADTENTLLLAKKKETEEMKQKLKVMKSRQRELLSRDDSGLTRKDAFLESIKLLESNLVEKTPLKTEANNDVIKTLRNNVNNIDDELMSLYNNISSLEEKISHQFDDFKEYGYSLFSVFIHRGEASYGHYWIYIKDRNHNGVWRKYNDETISEVQEDEVFNFNEGNTATPYFLVYVKQGQEADIEPLKRILE; translated from the coding sequence ATGTCGAACGAAGATAATGAACTTCAAAACGTAATTGATGACCATCATAGTCAACTATTAAACCAGGATAAAAACAACcttgataaaaatgatactATTATAGAGGACTGCCCATTATACGAGACAAGTGTAAACCAGCAGTCAGCCCCTGTTGATGTTGACGATGGAAAACATTTACTGTATCCAGATATTGCCACCAGCCTACCATTGAAGACTTCTGACAGACTTTTGGACGATATACTTTGTGACACTATTTTCCTTAACTCCACAGACCCGAAGGTCATAGAAAAGGGCCTGCAAACCACTGGTATTATAAGGGAGTCCATGCTTTCTTACTCAACTTTTAGAAGTAGTATTCGCTCTAACAGCCTGGGTTCATTAACCGACCAAGTggtttttcaaacaaaaaacGAATACGATTCCATTTCATGCTCCAGATATAACAAAATATATGTCTTTCAGGCCGTTATCTTGAATCCATCACTGACAGAGCAGCTAATTTCAagttttgatgatattgttaAAATTCCTATTTATCATCTGAAGGTTACTGTGAAAGTCCGCCAAGAATTAGAACGGTTGAAGAAACATGTAGGTGTTACTCAATTCCATTCACTAGATCATTTGCATGAATACGATCGCGTAGACCTTTCAACTTTCGATCCTTCCGACCCTAATTTGATGGATTACGGCATTTATGTTTCCGATGATACCAACAAACTCATCTTgattgaaatttttaaacCCGAGTTTAATTCACCAGAAGAGCATCAGAGTTTTACTACCGACGCGATTAAGAACAGATACAATGTTATGTGTCTAAAAAATGATTCACTAGATAAGAAGGATACGCCATCTCAAGCTGACTGTTTTTACACgctttttaaaattttcaaggGACCTTTGATGAGAAAGAGCAAATTAGAACCTATAAAGACAATTGATTCTGGAAATTTGGCCCTTAACACTAACTTGAATCCTGAATGGTTAACATCCAAGTATGGATTTCAAGCAAGCTCAGAAATTGATGAGGAAACTAATGAGCCATTTACTGAATACGTTCCTCCAGATATGGTGGGCTATGTGAACGATTTGGAGATAAGAAAAACTCGAGAGTCATACGTGAGAAAGTGTTTACAACTAATATTTTGGGGCCAGTTATCCACTTCATTATTGGCACCTAGTTCTCCTTTGAAAAACACGAAAAGCGTTAAGGGACTATCTTCCTTACAGACTTCTTTTTCGACATCACCTTGGTTTCATTTATTAGGAGAATCCAGAGCCAGAATTCTGTTGAATTCCAATGAGAAATCTCATTCACCTTTGGACGCAGAACCTCATTTCGTTAATCTTTCCGTTTCACATTATTATACTGATAGAGATATAATCAGAAACTACGaatctttatcttctttagaTCCTGAAAATATTGGGCTGTATTTTGATGCACTGACATACATTGCAAATAGGAAAGGAGCATACCAATTGATTGCCTACTGTGGAAAACAGGATATTATAGGCCAAGAAGCTCTAGAAAACGCTCTGTTAATGTTCAAAATTGACCCTAAAGAGTGCAATATTTCCGAGTTAAATGAAGCGACTTTACTATCTATTTACAAATTTGAAACTTCAAATAGGAGCCAATTAACTTCCAATCATTTAacgaatttgaaaaatgctCTAAGATTATTGGCCAAATATACCAAATCTGACAAGCTGAAATTTTACGTTGACCATGAGCCATATCGAGCTTTATCGCAAGCATACGACACACTTTCAATTGATGAGTCAGTTGATGAAGACATTATAAAAACTGCATATTCGGTCAAGATTAATGACTCTCCCGGATTAAAATTGGATTGCGATAGAGCACTTTACACTATCGCTATTAGTAAGAGAAGTCTTgatttgttcaattttttaacAGAGGAATGCCCACAGTTTTTAAACTATTATGGCCCAGAAAAGATTGATTACCGAGAGGCATTAAAGCTTCTTCAAgtaaatgaaaatgctTCTGACGAAaccattttgaaaatcttcaaaCAGAAGTGGTTTGATGAGAATGTTTATGAGCCCGAccaatttcttattttgaAGGCAGCGTTGACCAAAATTAGTATAGAGAGgaattcaaatttaatCACCAATTTCTTACTAACAGGTACGATAGATCCAAATTCTTTGCCGCCAGAAAATTGGCCAACCGGTATTAATAACATCGGAAATACCTGTTATCTAAATTCCTTACTTCAATATTACTTCTCCATAGCGCCACTAAGAAGATATATATTGGAATATCAAAAGACGGTAGAAAATTTCAACGACCACCTCTCTAACAGTGGGCATGTTCGAAGAATTGGTGGAAGAGAAATTAGTAGGGGTGAAGTAGAAAGATCTATTCAATTTATATACCAACTTCGCAATCTTTTCTATGCAATGGTTCATTCAAGAGAAAGATGTGTAACTCCTTCAAAAGAGCTAGCATACTTGGCATTTGCCCCAAGTAATGTCGAAGTAGAATTTGAAGTGGAAGGCAATAAACTAGTTAATGGAACAGCAAACTCTTCAGATTCAAGAGAGGAAGCAACCCATGACGTCCCTACTACAATAGAAAATGATCCAAGCTTAATTGATTTAGAAATGGAATATAGCCCTAATGGCGATGTTGATAAGGATGCTAACAACActgaaaaagttgaatCAAACGATTTTGAAGTAACTGAGAGGGACGATACCACAGGATTAGCTTCACCTACACGTGTGGCAAAAATTAGTTCAGATCAATTAGAAAATGCTCTAGAAATGGGTAGACAACAAGATGTTACTGAATGTATAGGAAACGTGTTATTTCAAATAGAAAGTGGTTCAGAACCTATCCGatatgatgaagataacgAGCAATACGACTTGATCAAGCAACTGTTTTATGGCACTACCAAGCAAAGTATTGTTCCTTTGTCCGCAACAGATAAAGTTCGCACAAAAGTTGAAAGATTTCTCTCGTTACTGATAAATATCGGCGACCATCCTAAAGATATTTATGATGCGTTTGATTCTTATTTTAAAGACGAATATCTAACGATGGAAGAGTATGGTGATGTTAAACGTACAGTTGCTGTCACAACATTTCCTACCATTTTGCAGGTACAAATTCAGAGAGTTTATTACGATCGTGAAAGACTAATGCCATTTAAGTCCATTGAACCCTTGCCATTCAAAGAAGTTATTTACATGGACAGATACGCGGATACAGAAAACACTTTACTGTtagcaaaaaagaaagaaactgaagaaatgaaacaaaagtTGAAGGTGATGAAAAGTAGACAAAGAGAACTGTTGAGTCGTGATGACTCAGGACTTACGAGAAAGGATGCATTTTTAGAGAGTATCAAGCTATTGGAATCGAACCTCGTAGAGAAAACACCTTTGAAAACAGAGGCTAATAATGATGTGATAAAAACATTGAGAAACAATGTTAACAACATCGATGATGAATTGATGAGCTTATACAATAATATCAGCAGTTTGGAGGAGAAAATAAGCCATCAATTTGACGATTTTAAAGAATACGGATACTCACTGTTTTCGGTTTTTATTCATCGTGGTGAGGCAAGTTATGGCCACTATTGGATATACATCAAGGACAGGAACCACAATGGCGTCTGGAGAAAATACAATGATGAAACCATCAGTGAGGTCCAGGAGGACGAagtcttcaatttcaatgaGGGCAATACTGCAACTCCATATTTCCTAGTGTATGTCAAGCAAGGACAAGAAGCTGATATTGAGCCCTTAAAAAGAATTCTCGAATAG